The following are encoded together in the Microcaecilia unicolor chromosome 12, aMicUni1.1, whole genome shotgun sequence genome:
- the C12H11orf52 gene encoding uncharacterized protein C11orf52 homolog gives MGNCVCCKGSLKCFRRKETKGVSDQQTEVQKQELMHTYDTVADFPVYAKVNKNRKKEDNVQYADIQVFSKAPQRTVEEVRRFQKVQETEYATINFPKPHLKYDRTNGTLV, from the exons GAAATGTttcagaagaaaagaaacaaaag GTGTGAGCGACCAGCAGACTGAAGTCCAG AAACAGGAGCTCATGCACACATATGATACAGTGGCAGATTTCCCAGTGTATGCCAAGGTGAACAAGAACCGGAAGAAGGAGGACAATGTGCAATATGCTGACATTCAGGTCTTCAGCAAAGCCCCCCAACGGACAGTGGAGGAAGTGAGGCGCTTCCAAAAGGTTCAGGAAACAGAGTATGCCACCATAAACTTTCCCAAGCCCCATTTAAAGTATGACCGCACCAACGGAACTCTAGTGTAA